DNA sequence from the Prinia subflava isolate CZ2003 ecotype Zambia chromosome 20, Cam_Psub_1.2, whole genome shotgun sequence genome:
GAAGAGCTCGAAGGCCTCGCGGATCTCCCGCTGCTGCTCCTCCGGCAGCTCCAGCTTGGGGCTCGCCCTCCTCCTCGGGGCCGCGGCTCCCAGCGACGGCTTCTTAAAGCCGGAGGCCTCGGCACGGTACAGCGGGGGGTCAGGGCGGGGGGACGGGGGCACCCGGGGGGACCCCTCACTGCCCCGGGgggacccagcactgccccggggggacccagcactgccccggggtacccagcactgccccggggtacccagcactgccccggagcccccagcactgccccgggggtacccagcactgcccccgagcccccagcactgccccgggggacccagcactgccccgggggacccagcactgccccggggggacccagcactgccccgggggacccagcactgccccggggggacccagcactgccccggGGGGACCCAGTACTGCCCCGGGgggacccagcactgccccggggggacccagcactgccccggggggacccagcactgccccggggtacccagcactgccccggGGATAGCCAGCACTGCCCCGGGGATAGCCAGCACTGCCCCGGGGATAGCCAGCACTTCCCCGGAGCCTCCCTCACTGCCCCGGAGCCTCCCTCACAGCTCCTGAACCCCCCTTACTGCCTCTGAGCCCCCCTCACTGTCTCTGAGCCCCCCCTCACTGCCCCGGAGCCCCCATCACGCCCCTGAGCCCCCATCACGGACCCAGAGCGTTGTCACAACCCCAGAGCCCACTCACAGTTCCTGTGCCGCCTCACAGCGCTTGAGCCCCCATTACGGACCCTGAGCCCCCTTCACAATTCCTGAACTCCATCACGGCCCTTGAGTTCCTGAGCCCCCTCACAGCTTCTGATTCTCCTCAGTGCCCTCGCCGGCCCCTCAGCGCCCTCGCCGTCCCCTGACAGCCCCGTGACCGCTCCCGAGtccctcacggcccctcacgTCCGCCCTCACCATCCCGCCGGCTTCACGCCTGGCAGCCTCAATGTCGCGCCCTCCCATTGGCTGTATCGCCCCCACGCCGCTGCTATGGCAACGCGTGCTCCTATTGGCTGGCGTGTGGCGGAGCCAAAGGTGAATGAGCGCGTGGGAGAATCTCCTCCTTTCTTCAACGCGATTGGCCGGAGTGTTGAGGGGTTGGACCAATCAGCGAGCTAAAACGGACTGGCGCGATGCTCGCCCCAGGGAAAGAGGCGGGAAGGGGTGGGGTGGGCGTGGTCTGATGGGAAAGCGCGGCGCTGATTGGTGAAGAGCCGCAAGGGGGGTGGCCGGGGCGCGGCCGGCGCTCCCAGCGGGCAGTGGCGGCGGCGGCGTGAGGGGCTCGGGAGGGTCCTGGCAGCGGGAagaggtgctggggacagcgggagcggctggggctgggggacagggcGGAGAGCCCGTGAGAAAGGCCCTGGGGGAATGTGGAAGggtcctgggggctgtggggaaggagctgggatcAGGGGAGGAGGTCCTGGCGCTGTGGGGAGGGACCTGGCGGCTGTGGGTGAGGTCCTGAAGGCCGTGGGGAGAAGGAtggggggctctgggatggGGCTGAAAGAGCTGGTGGGGAAACTGGAGGTGCAGCAGTTCATAAAGGGCATTTTAGGGAGGGGTGAGGTGCTGAGGGATCGGGGGTGGAAGAGGGAACAGCTGGAGGGGGATCAGCCTGTGCCCCTGCTTTAAACCAGCTCGGTGCTCCAGGTGGACAAGCATCAGTCCCGCCTCTTCTTGGCTTTTTCCTTGGAATTTCGAAGGGCTTTCAGAAAAATCAGTGCCAAAGAGCCAGGCCAGCACCTGCAGTCGCTGTTTTTGTTTGGAAGAACAGGGAGAATTAACTCCCTCGCTTCATCCTTCTTCAGCATAATGACCTCAAACCCTGATTTCTGTAATTAGAAATGTGTTATTTTATTGGGAATAAAAGaatattcttccttttctcaaGGATTCTGGTGGACAGTGCCTCATCCAAGCCATGGCCACACACCTCAGATCGGTGAGTTGGGGCCTCAAATGGTGCTTTGGGGAGTTTtgtcttgcagaaaaaaattcataaatatTCTGCACATCTCTAGGGAAGACATGAGGCTGATCCTGCATTAAGGATAATTCTGggagaaaatgtgattttccaAGGTATAATTTGGATAGTTTGAATTCGTACCTTAAAATCAATATAGACATGTAACTTGGCTTGCCATTAATATTATACTGTACAATATCAAATTACAGagagtttttaataaaatgataTATGattgtggctgcccctggatccctggaagtgtccaaggccaggctggatggggcttggagtaacctgggatagtggaaggtgtccctgccatggcaggggtggaataaaatgagttttaaaatccctcccaacccaaagcAGTCTGGTATTCTGGGATTCCTTTGAAgcctctgcagtgctctggggttcagaggcagagggcagcatTCTGCTGCAGTAAAACTTCACTTCAAGCACATCTCAGAGCAGTTTGGGTGCTCGTGGTTCCTGGAGAGTGCACGGGGATCAGGGAATGCCAAAATGGTGTGAGGTGGAAGGGGCCTGATGGGAAATGTCAGTGGAAGGGAGCAACTGCCTTTGAGGTCTAGCTGAAGCAGTTTCTGTCCCCTCAGCAGCCATTCCCCCTCTGACTGAATCCCCTCATCTTCTCCAAACCACATCCAAAAATGCCACATCCACTCGTTGtgtgaacacttccagagatggggactccaaacctccctgggcagccccttcaGGGCTTggccaccctttcagtgaaggaatTTCCCCAGATAtccaccctgcccctccctggcccagcctggggccgttccctctcctcctgtccctgtccctggagcagagcccggcccccccggctgtcccctcctgtcaggagctgtgcagagccacagggtccccctgagccAATTAAAGAGCTGTTGTGTTTGAACTTCCCTCTCCTGTGTTTAACCTGCACCAGATTTGCATCCTTGTCTGAAGCcataaaatcagagaatcacggaatcactgaggaaggaaaagccCTCTCAGATCTTGGAGcccaaccattcccccagcactgccgaggccaccactgcccctgtccccaagtgccacatgcacaCAGCCTTTAAATCCCTTCAGGGACAGGGATTGCCCCACTGCCCTGGACAGTTCATGCCAGGGCAGGACAGCCCTTTCCATGCAGGAATTGTCCTTAAtatccaacctgagcctccccggcccagcctggggccgttccctctcctcctgtccctgtccctggagcagagcccggcccccccagctgtcccctcctgtcaggagctgtgcagagccacagggtccccctgagcctccttttctccaggctgagcccctttcccagctgcttcTCACAGGATTTATGCTCCAGACCCTGACCAGACTCTCCTTTGCGTGGCCCATCCCAAATAACTGGTTCAGCTTTGATGTAACTCAGGGAACTCCTCAAATTTCTCTTGTGGATCACCCAAAGCTTGGCAGGAGAACCTTTGCTTACGGATGTGGCCCTTGAAGAGCTGTGAACAATCGTTGTCTTTGTGTGGCTCCAGGGGGTTCAGGCTCCCTCAGAGATCCCTGCAGAGGTGGGGGTTGTGTCACAACCAGGAGTAAAACTCTTTGCAACCAGTACAGAGCATTCTTTGTGTAAAAGCTCCCTCAGACTCAGGGCCTGGATgttctgtgctggcagtgagGTCTTTGGTCTCAGTCCAGTCAGATGAGTGGCCAGACTGAAATCTGTTAATTAGTGACTCCCATCATTGGTTTacaaagcttaaaaaaaccagaaaggagGAACTAGTGGCTCAAAAGGACAGGCCCTGCCTTTACCTGGTTGCTTTCTTGGCTCTGAGTGTCACAGGTTCTGATGGTGGTGATGGTTTTAATGTTCTGAATTAGCTGTGCCGGGAGGCTGAAGCAGGTCACAGAAtgatcccagaatcccagactggtctgggttgggagggaccctaaAGCTGATCCAGTTCCACCCCtaccatggcagggacacctcccactgtcccaggctgctccagcctggccttgggcactgccagggatccaggggcagccacagctgctctgggcaccctgtgccagggcctgcccaccctcccagggaacaattcctgcccaatctcccatccatccctgccctctggcagtggaagccatcCCCTGAGTCCTGCCTCTCCATGCTCTTTTaaatctctctccatctttcttgcaggctccatccaaattctgtttgctttgctATCCAAGCAGAGTTCATGGGGGCCaatcttctttttctcccctcctccttgAGCCTCTTGGTTGTGAGCAGGGGGCAGAGTCCTTCCAGAATCCCACCAGAGTGCCTGCACTCCCGACTGGCTGTGGCAGCGCAGAGCCCTGATGTCCCAGTGCAGatctctgcagtgcagcagctgagcagagctaCAGCTCCCGGGGTGCAGGGgagcccgggccgggctgctgctgtgctgtgtgccagggagggtgtccctgtccccgcaggctggcaggagctgtgctgtgatcGGCGGCTCGGGCTTCCTGGGGCAGCACAtggtggagcagctgctggccaggggcTACAGTGTCAACGTCTTCGACATCCAGCAGAGGTTTGAGAGCCAGCAGGTGACCTTCTTCCTGGGGGACCTGTGTGACAAGGAGGTGAGCAAGGACGGGCTGCAGTCAGCAAGGGCAAGTGCAGGCCTTGCACTTTTCCCTGGAAGCCTCTGAAGGAAACAGATTTGGTGTCTGGTGCCTGGCTTCTGCTGCaagctgggaagggcaggactGGTTTGTGCCTGGTGCTTTGCATTACTGTTAGCTGAGATTCACAGGGTAATTACAGTCCCTGGGCTAATTGCAGggggctctcccagctctcctcagcTCCCTGAGGATGGCACAGCTCATATTCCCAACAGTCAGGGCGGGATGAGGGGGAGCCCTGGCCAAGGActgtgtgagcagtgtgggAGGTGACTTTGGGACAGTCACCTGCACTCAGCCAGTGCCAGGGGGAACTTTACACCTGCTGCTTCCTCAGTGCCCCAGCTCCAGGTAGTCCTGAGCCTTGTACCTGCTCTTGGGAATTGCAgggagcccagcctggagagtctccagctctggggaagcTCCCAGGGTTTctctgggaagaggagaggatgTGATGTGTGTGGTGAGGACACGACATTGTGGACGTCCTGGATGATAACCCCATTCCAGCTGCCCACCTTTATGGAGGGAACATGGAAACACAAAAAGCTGTTTCCATGTAAAAAACAGCAGTTTCATTTCCCTGCTATTCTTTCTTCCTGATTTCCTCATGGCTGTTGCTCCTTCCCCGTGGtttcctgcaggctctgctgccagccctgcagggagtgTCCGTGGTGTTCCACTGTGcatctccagccccttccagtgaCGACAGGGAGCTGTTCTACAGGGTGAACGTCACGGGCACCAAGGCAGTCATTGAGGCCTGCAGAGAGGCTGGAGTGCAGGTGAGGCTGGAGAAGCCCTGGAGGCTGATGGACTTTGGAACGTTTTCATCACAGGCAAACGTCAGCCTTGTCTGAGAGTGGGACAAAGGCCTCTGAGATACTGAATTCCCACTCATTCATGAAAAACAGTGGAACACAGACTCCGTGAGTGTCCTGCTTAGTGTCAACTCACAGAAAACCACATTGTGATGCAAAAGCGTCTGGTAAAATCTGTCCTACCTGGGAGAACAACATCTCACAAGTGGCTTCTTTCCTGCTTTCATCAGGGGACAGCCCCAGAGAtggcttttccagcagcagggaatatTCATGGCATCTATTCCTGGTGAATTCCTCACCATGGAATGCGGAGGAACACACTTGTGCCGTAATCTCAGTGTCATTTGGTTTAGAAAGTCACTTGCCCAGGAAAGGAAGAGCCTGAGGAAGCCAGCCTAGAATTGGAGACTGAATTTTCTCCTTAAATTACTTTGATAACCCATAAGTTTTCATTTcaattcatttatttaatttattttaaatttatttattatattaatttcatttaaatcacCAAAGAAAAACATCCAAGGTTTCCTTTCTTGTTTAATCCACTGTGATCTGTTATTGCCAAGAtgagaaaaatctttctttgaaACACCAGGTATGGGTTAAGTGTTCCAAACCTCtgattttcctgaaaatatttcccCTGGATTGACTGCCTTGGGTGTTTTTTGGAACGTTTTAATCTCCTTTAGGTGGCATTAAAGGATGGGACAGAATGAATTAAAAAGGGGGAGTTCTCTTACCTGAAGTTTCTATTAATCTTCTGTTAGAGTCTGGTTATTTTCTGTAGGATCAGTTggttaaatattattattatcattactATCTTTACtcagccttttaaaataatgaccCTTTTGTTTTAGGCTTTAAACAACtgttttctcccctctcccttgcAGAAATTGGTGTTAACCAGCAGTGCCAGTGTAGTTTTTGAGGGCACAGACATTAAAAATGGCTCAGAAGATCTCCCCTATGCACAAAAACCTATTGATTACTACACAGAGACCAAGATCCTGCAGGAGAAGGTATTTGCCAATGGttaaattgttatttttggATGTATTCACTcaataaaaagagaataaattcaAGCTGTGGCATGAATTGCTCCAGAGGCTGAATGAAATCCTGTGTGGCTCTGCAGAGGTGGTTCCAGAGGTGGCACTGCTGTGGAGGAGCCACGGGATAATCCCAGTTCTTACCTGCCACAGCTTTGGTTTGACAGCACTCAGGGGAgctttttgtcttctctgcttcttttcctgattttcagcCTGAATTTAGAGTTGGGAATGTGAAAAAGGCgctgaggaaggaggagaagaggtGGGAATGTGGCCTAAGCTAAGGGGCACAGGGcattactgaaaatattaatgttaAAAGAGATATCCAGACATCTGAGGGTTCAGTGCTTTGGACAGTTGCACACCACCAACGTCTGCTCTTCTCACGTTctcactgctgcagcatctgTGCTTTCAATATGGGATAACAATCAAAGGCAACAGACCTTTTTGGGGTGCATCTTCCATGGCTTGCATTTCAGCTGTGGGAGgaatctctgctttttgtgccAGAGGAATTGAGAGTCTGATGCTGACAGTGTGAGAGCCTGGAAGGAATTTCCTCCACAAGagcttaattaattttaattgtgAAAACATCTGTTCCTTCACCAGCACTTTGCAGTAACTGATGAAGGGgaagctgaggagcagcaaTCAGGGGTAGCCCCAGTGCTGGTGATTATGGCTTTGTTTCGGGGAAAACTGAAAGGATTTTGTCTGTGCCTCCTCCATAGaaattccagcagctgctggaaatgaTCAGAACACGTTGTTTGGGAGCTCCCAGGAGAGTGAAatctgctccagagctgctgaatgtgctgctggagctccagggagATGGGATCACCCCCTCCTGAGGCAGatccaggagggctgggctgggaatgtCCCTGGGAGGGACAGAAATGGAATTCCTGAGTGTCCTCCTTTGCTCCAGCTTGTGCAGAGTTCATGGAGTGAAGGAGCTTGGAAAGCTCCTCTGGCTTCTGGGGTGTTAAATGAGAGAAGCAAAGCCTTCCCTTCCTTCGTCAAATCATTTGCTTAACCATAAAAACCTGGTTTTGTCTGGCTTTCTTATCAAGGAGAACTGGGAAAAGAGATGGGAACAAAGGAAGGATCACTTGGCAGGACAGGAGGGGATCATGATTCCTCCACTGGTTCCTTCCCGAGGAGATGGGGAGGCCCAGCCCCTTCAGTGGTGATCCTGGGATGCATTGCTGAGttctcctctttccctgcaGGAGGTGCTCAGTGCAAACGACCCAGACAACAatttctgcactgctgccatCCGTCCCCACGGGATATTTGGTCCCAGAGACCCCCAGCTGGTTCCCATCCTCATCCAGGCCGCTCGCAGTGGCAAAATGAAGTTCATCATTGGGTGAGCAGGGCCCGGGCATTCCAGAGCTGGTGCAAAGTCAGTGCTGGATCTACAGAGCCCTTTTggaagggaacaaaaggaaaTCGGTTGTGttgttccttttatttttcgctttccattttttttccttgaaaatccTGTGTTAGGGGCTCACTCCCTGCCATGGTGAGTGTCCATAATGCCTAAGGAATATCCATGAGGAAAGCTGGCACGGCTGGAGCT
Encoded proteins:
- the NSDHL gene encoding sterol-4-alpha-carboxylate 3-dehydrogenase, decarboxylating; translated protein: MATHLRSAGRSCAVIGGSGFLGQHMVEQLLARGYSVNVFDIQQRFESQQVTFFLGDLCDKEALLPALQGVSVVFHCASPAPSSDDRELFYRVNVTGTKAVIEACREAGVQKLVLTSSASVVFEGTDIKNGSEDLPYAQKPIDYYTETKILQEKEVLSANDPDNNFCTAAIRPHGIFGPRDPQLVPILIQAARSGKMKFIIGDGKNLVDFTYVENVVHGHILAAEKLHKGSALCGKAFHITNDEPIPFWTFMSRILTGLDYDPPKYHIPYWLAYYLALLLSLLLALLRPLVTIKATFTPMRVALAGTFHYYSCERAKRAMGYRPVVSLDEAIARTVQSYPGLRRARA